Proteins co-encoded in one Bacillota bacterium genomic window:
- a CDS encoding DUF2207 domain-containing protein — protein sequence MIIRNQSAKSYTRHKRLLMVIHAVVFLAFIAIVALSAGCSQQFVISCIEAEERSVSFPEIKIHAKVLPDGSMDIREDHTVLFKGAFTKGKRWIPLKPGYELLGFQMSEGTNQYREEDANSASGRPGTYIVKREKDKVELDWFFETSGGERTFTIQYRVPGAVTAYKDVAELYWKFVGDETSEPVSHVSVTVELPLGADKDEIRAWGHGPLHGIVKIQDGSRVTSRVNDLPMPPSVPHLHPLAVAADSVLVEEVVAAEEARVSVEMEQHLSFRCHIFIFGRGVCRI from the coding sequence ATGATAATCCGCAACCAAAGCGCCAAGTCATATACAAGGCATAAGCGTTTGCTAATGGTCATCCATGCGGTCGTATTCCTTGCCTTTATCGCCATCGTGGCTTTGAGCGCTGGGTGCTCACAGCAATTCGTGATCTCATGCATCGAGGCCGAGGAAAGATCTGTATCCTTTCCCGAGATCAAGATACACGCGAAGGTTCTCCCTGATGGTTCAATGGATATTCGAGAGGACCATACAGTGTTGTTCAAGGGAGCTTTTACGAAAGGAAAGAGATGGATCCCCCTAAAACCGGGCTATGAGCTCTTGGGCTTCCAAATGTCGGAAGGAACGAATCAGTATAGGGAAGAGGATGCCAACAGCGCAAGTGGACGACCCGGGACTTATATTGTGAAAAGGGAAAAGGATAAGGTTGAACTTGACTGGTTCTTTGAGACCTCTGGGGGGGAAAGGACTTTCACGATACAATACCGCGTTCCTGGCGCGGTGACAGCCTACAAAGATGTTGCCGAGCTTTATTGGAAATTCGTCGGAGATGAGACCAGTGAACCTGTGTCCCACGTCTCGGTGACTGTGGAGCTGCCGCTGGGGGCTGATAAAGACGAGATACGCGCCTGGGGACATGGTCCTTTGCATGGCATTGTGAAGATACAGGATGGTTCCAGGGTGACCTCGAGGGTCAATGACCTCCCTATGCCGCCCTCAGTCCCTCATCTTCATCCTCTGGCGGTGGCGGCGGATTCAGTTCTGGTGGAGGAGGTGGTGGCGGCGGAGGAGGCACGAGTTTCAGTTGAAATGGAACAGCACCTGAGTTTTCGATGCCATATTTTCATTTTTGGGAGAGGAGTTTGTCGGATATGA
- a CDS encoding amidohydrolase codes for MNNLNKYRMGISMSMKVMKPVILALILGLLFSVIAISVGAQEKDVAGLAKKTAIQYIDENQNLTVDIAKSLWDYAEVGLNEYKSIVKVMDVLKKAGFNVEPSVADIPTASLATWGSGKPVLGIYEDIDALPGVGHGCGHNLNTAAGVTAAIALKEAMEKHGIPGTIKLFINPAEEIWDVAPLVAAKGYYDDVDVLISFHAGTENTSEFGSTMAMDHVEYKFKGKAAHASASPEKGRSALDAVEIMNVAVNYLREHLIQEMRIHYVITDGGAAPNIVPATAASRYFIRGPKYPDVAYARQRIDDCAKGAALATGTELEIGFSSGIYNKVPNKALAYLTVDAMKEVGAPVFTDEDKAQMEKLGIKGVPTSEFKEPEGSQSFGSNPIGDVTWKTPSATLSVATWTPGTAGHSAESAKQSGAVYGFKGAIAASKGLAVLGIELLTNKEALGKVKAEFQERMKGMPPYEGKAMIPEVAYPEPPGITITAQGQAKFIAAQTAFKESAGDKIQVFTMSGEKLAEYVVPSAPEAEYSFNLSQPVEPGQRLKIAYIGENGSFKWFYGYAHVK; via the coding sequence ATGAACAATTTGAACAAATATCGAATGGGGATCTCGATGTCTATGAAAGTCATGAAACCGGTTATTCTTGCTCTGATTCTGGGTCTTTTATTTAGTGTCATAGCCATCAGTGTCGGTGCACAGGAGAAGGATGTGGCAGGTTTGGCGAAAAAGACTGCTATCCAGTACATAGATGAGAATCAGAATCTTACGGTGGATATAGCCAAATCACTGTGGGACTATGCAGAGGTTGGACTGAATGAATATAAGTCCATCGTTAAGGTCATGGATGTGCTGAAGAAGGCAGGATTCAATGTTGAGCCGTCAGTAGCTGACATTCCAACAGCTTCACTTGCTACATGGGGAAGCGGCAAGCCGGTCCTTGGCATCTATGAGGACATAGATGCGCTGCCAGGGGTCGGGCATGGCTGCGGTCATAACCTCAACACTGCTGCAGGTGTGACTGCTGCCATCGCTCTCAAGGAAGCCATGGAAAAGCACGGAATACCGGGAACCATCAAGCTTTTCATCAACCCGGCCGAGGAAATATGGGATGTCGCTCCATTGGTGGCAGCAAAAGGCTACTACGATGATGTGGATGTTCTCATTTCATTCCATGCAGGAACAGAGAATACCTCAGAATTTGGCAGCACCATGGCAATGGATCATGTTGAGTATAAATTCAAGGGAAAGGCTGCCCATGCCTCAGCCTCGCCTGAGAAAGGGCGCAGCGCTCTTGATGCAGTTGAAATCATGAATGTGGCTGTGAACTATCTGCGCGAGCACTTGATCCAGGAGATGAGGATTCATTACGTGATCACTGATGGCGGCGCGGCCCCCAATATCGTCCCGGCAACAGCTGCCAGCCGCTATTTCATACGCGGGCCCAAATATCCTGACGTGGCTTACGCACGGCAGCGGATTGATGATTGTGCAAAGGGCGCGGCCCTAGCTACAGGGACCGAGCTGGAGATCGGGTTCAGTTCGGGGATATATAACAAGGTACCCAATAAGGCTCTGGCTTACCTCACAGTAGATGCGATGAAGGAAGTCGGAGCGCCTGTGTTCACCGACGAAGATAAAGCCCAGATGGAAAAGCTAGGGATCAAGGGCGTCCCGACATCTGAATTCAAAGAGCCAGAGGGATCACAGAGCTTCGGTTCCAACCCAATTGGCGATGTTACATGGAAGACTCCATCAGCCACCCTTTCTGTGGCGACATGGACTCCAGGAACGGCCGGGCATTCGGCGGAGTCGGCGAAACAGTCAGGGGCTGTATATGGCTTCAAGGGAGCCATAGCGGCATCTAAGGGCCTCGCTGTCTTGGGGATAGAACTGCTGACAAACAAAGAGGCTCTGGGCAAGGTGAAAGCCGAATTCCAGGAGAGAATGAAAGGAATGCCTCCGTATGAAGGAAAGGCCATGATACCAGAAGTGGCCTACCCCGAGCCACCGGGAATCACCATAACGGCGCAGGGCCAGGCGAAGTTCATCGCGGCGCAGACAGCATTCAAGGAATCAGCCGGCGACAAGATACAAGTATTCACTATGTCAGGCGAAAAGTTGGCAGAATATGTGGTGCCCTCCGCGCCTGAGGCTGAATATTCATTCAACCTGTCCCAGCCGGTAGAACCCGGCCAGCGCTTGAAGATAGCCTACATTGGTGAGAATGGCTCATTCAAATGGTTCTATGGATATGCGCATGTGAAATAG
- a CDS encoding transcriptional regulator, translating into MDCMELLDLIKKGKDSTLQFKKEFNSIDALAAEICAFANTKGGRIVIGVSDTGEITGVHDLNRLNQWISNAASQKIDPPVEVTTQNLLCEGKLVVLVDVPLGPNKPYAVQKTEFWLKVGADKRRATREELRRLMQASGGLYADEMPIMRAHIDDIDMDRFRRFYEQEYGMSLIDDEEAYRALLNLKLMQGPHPTLAGLLLFGNKPERLRSQFIVKAVAFVGTEIVGREYLDSEDITGTLYDQYRDTMAFLKRNLRKVQRGRDVNLPGVWEIPQIALEEAVVNALVHRDYFMNASVKIIIFDDRVEIISPGRLPNTVSIHTIKQGIQIARNPILLSFVPKLRIPYRGIGSGIRRMIFECRQAGLPEPEFIEDESKEEFKVIFARIAQ; encoded by the coding sequence ATGGACTGTATGGAACTGCTCGACCTGATCAAGAAGGGGAAAGACTCGACCCTCCAATTCAAGAAGGAGTTCAATAGCATAGATGCGCTGGCTGCCGAAATCTGTGCCTTTGCTAATACAAAGGGCGGGAGGATCGTTATCGGGGTCTCGGATACAGGGGAAATCACCGGTGTTCACGATTTGAACAGACTCAACCAGTGGATCTCCAATGCCGCCTCACAGAAAATCGACCCGCCTGTAGAGGTCACAACACAGAACCTGTTATGTGAGGGCAAACTGGTGGTATTAGTTGATGTCCCCCTGGGCCCCAACAAACCCTATGCAGTTCAGAAAACGGAATTCTGGCTGAAAGTGGGCGCAGATAAGAGGCGAGCCACTCGCGAAGAACTTAGGAGGCTGATGCAGGCTTCCGGTGGCCTATATGCAGACGAAATGCCAATCATGCGAGCCCATATCGATGATATCGACATGGATAGATTTAGAAGATTCTATGAACAAGAATATGGGATGAGCCTGATAGATGATGAGGAAGCATATAGGGCATTATTAAACTTAAAACTAATGCAGGGGCCTCACCCTACCCTAGCTGGATTGCTCTTATTTGGGAACAAGCCGGAGCGGCTCAGGTCCCAATTTATCGTAAAGGCTGTAGCATTCGTCGGGACGGAGATTGTTGGCCGGGAATATCTTGATAGCGAGGATATCACCGGAACCCTCTATGACCAATATAGGGATACTATGGCCTTCCTGAAGCGGAATTTGCGTAAAGTCCAAAGGGGAAGGGATGTAAACCTGCCAGGTGTTTGGGAAATACCCCAGATTGCGCTAGAAGAGGCAGTTGTAAACGCCCTTGTTCATAGGGATTATTTCATGAACGCAAGTGTAAAAATCATCATCTTTGACGATCGCGTGGAAATCATAAGCCCCGGGAGGCTCCCCAACACCGTCAGCATCCATACCATAAAACAGGGAATCCAGATCGCCCGCAACCCTATTCTATTATCATTTGTTCCGAAACTGCGCATACCTTATCGTGGCATAGGGTCGGGAATCCGGAGGATGATATTTGAGTGCAGGCAAGCGGGGCTACCGGAACCCGAGTTTATCGAGGACGAGTCAAAAGAAGAATTTAAAGTGATCTTCGCCCGGATTGCCCAATAA